The proteins below come from a single Afipia felis ATCC 53690 genomic window:
- a CDS encoding DsrE family protein, translating to MHHGGTSPLKESFHKMSRAIASALLFASSIIITSAAHAQDAQGPYGTAKFESYADIDTVKQLEVVWDFNFQDPKMVNVALNNLSALMKATSDFGPKEIDPVKVVIVSHGPEVVLWAKKNYTKYKNIVDRAASFAKQGVRFEICRNDAAALGFKPEDLHGFVTVIPAGPYALTYWQNKGYAYIAVGATMPTPPISDYNKADLGK from the coding sequence ATGCATCACGGCGGCACTTCGCCATTAAAAGAAAGCTTTCACAAAATGTCCCGCGCCATTGCTAGTGCTCTGTTGTTTGCGAGCTCAATCATCATTACCAGCGCTGCTCACGCACAAGATGCTCAAGGGCCGTATGGAACGGCGAAATTTGAGAGCTACGCCGATATAGATACCGTCAAGCAGCTAGAGGTGGTCTGGGATTTCAACTTTCAGGATCCAAAGATGGTCAATGTGGCGCTCAACAATCTGAGTGCACTGATGAAGGCGACCTCTGATTTTGGCCCAAAAGAGATTGATCCGGTCAAGGTGGTTATCGTTTCTCATGGCCCCGAAGTGGTGCTGTGGGCAAAGAAAAATTACACAAAGTACAAGAATATTGTCGACCGCGCTGCAAGCTTTGCCAAGCAGGGCGTGCGCTTCGAGATTTGTCGTAATGACGCGGCTGCTCTTGGCTTCAAACCTGAGGACCTTCACGGATTCGTAACGGTGATCCCTGCCGGGCCCTATGCGCTAACCTACTGGCAGAACAAGGGCTACGCTTATATTGCGGTGGGGGCGACGATGCCGACGCCACCAATTAGCGACTACAACAAGGCAGACCTTGGAAAATAG
- a CDS encoding ribbon-helix-helix domain-containing protein yields MLGIDRRSGGGRKASTKSPIVKCFVVISRHQTDISVEEAFWTGMKDISSMHGMTLSALASEIDGQRRRGGNLSSAVRLFVLNHYHSMISPLRNGAHH; encoded by the coding sequence ATGCTGGGTATCGATCGCCGATCAGGGGGAGGACGAAAAGCCTCGACGAAGTCTCCTATTGTTAAATGCTTCGTCGTTATCTCCCGTCACCAGACCGATATCAGCGTAGAAGAGGCGTTCTGGACAGGCATGAAGGACATCTCGTCAATGCACGGGATGACGTTGTCCGCACTGGCCAGCGAGATCGATGGCCAGCGCAGGCGTGGTGGAAATTTGTCCTCAGCAGTCCGGCTGTTCGTACTCAATCATTATCATTCGATGATATCACCCCTTCGGAACGGCGCGCACCATTAA
- the panD gene encoding aspartate 1-decarboxylase, which produces MQVTLMKGKIHRAQVTEADLHYEGSISIDRNLIEAARFFINERVDIYNIDTGARFSTYVIEAPAGSGVIGLNGAAARLALTGDKVIIVAYANFDSDEARTFKPSIVLVDERNRRVNSTLPPAAASLTHERV; this is translated from the coding sequence ATGCAAGTAACTTTGATGAAAGGCAAGATTCACCGTGCGCAGGTTACCGAGGCGGATTTGCATTATGAGGGGTCGATTTCAATTGATCGCAATCTGATCGAGGCTGCTAGATTCTTCATCAATGAGAGAGTTGATATTTACAATATCGATACTGGCGCCAGATTCTCCACTTACGTGATTGAGGCTCCGGCGGGTTCGGGAGTCATCGGCCTTAATGGAGCTGCTGCGCGTTTGGCGTTGACTGGAGACAAGGTCATTATCGTTGCCTACGCTAACTTCGATAGTGATGAAGCTCGCACATTTAAGCCTTCGATTGTTCTCGTCGACGAAAGGAATCGGCGAGTTAACTCGACGTTGCCGCCAGCGGCCGCGTCGTTGACGCATGAGCGCGTCTGA
- a CDS encoding 4'-phosphopantetheinyl transferase family protein — MASLIRDGEAIATLWSTIKFIIDANFGSHSMVESLGDGALLDSVVWESPQSHPPLWEDEIHVWQSHLVADAGTQSLLHSYLSEDENERAARFRLDRDRNKFVTTRGTLRILLARYLQARPKDLMFLLGPEGKPALTAESAGEMLSFNVSHSQDVAVFAFGQNRNIGVDVERVRFDVEYDDIAQHYFSVGEMQSLAKLPRGNRREGFFLCWTRKEAYVKAGGRGLQIALDSFDVNLEPGDPACFLRGVHASWRISSFMVSNEYPVALVYDGAPADLKFFDLGNVRRLQ, encoded by the coding sequence GTGGCATCGCTGATCCGCGATGGAGAGGCGATTGCCACACTATGGTCGACGATCAAATTCATCATCGATGCGAATTTCGGATCGCATAGCATGGTTGAGAGTTTAGGAGATGGCGCTTTGCTCGATTCAGTTGTGTGGGAGAGTCCGCAGTCTCATCCTCCGTTGTGGGAGGATGAGATTCACGTTTGGCAGAGCCATTTGGTTGCCGATGCAGGCACCCAATCGTTACTCCATTCGTATCTGAGCGAAGACGAGAACGAACGCGCAGCGCGCTTCCGGCTTGATCGCGATCGAAACAAATTCGTAACGACTCGCGGAACGTTGAGGATACTTCTGGCGCGATATCTTCAGGCACGGCCTAAAGATCTGATGTTTTTGCTGGGACCGGAGGGGAAGCCGGCACTCACGGCTGAATCGGCCGGAGAGATGTTGAGTTTCAACGTGTCCCATTCGCAGGATGTTGCGGTTTTCGCCTTCGGCCAAAATCGAAATATTGGGGTGGACGTTGAGAGAGTTCGCTTTGATGTCGAATACGACGACATCGCGCAGCATTATTTTTCAGTTGGTGAGATGCAATCGCTGGCCAAGCTTCCGCGAGGGAATCGACGTGAAGGTTTTTTTCTCTGCTGGACCCGCAAAGAGGCTTACGTCAAGGCAGGTGGGCGCGGCTTGCAAATCGCCCTCGATAGTTTCGATGTGAATTTGGAGCCGGGTGATCCGGCGTGCTTTCTCAGAGGGGTTCATGCATCGTGGCGAATCAGCAGCTTTATGGTCAGTAATGAGTATCCCGTTGCGCTGGTCTATGACGGGGCGCCCGCGGACCTTAAATTTTTTGATCTTGGGAATGTGCGTCGTCTGCAGTAA
- a CDS encoding GNAT family N-acetyltransferase, producing MEHELFVDWSPDTRDHEALLRSLVRDNTARGGQSGYRNIAIIVRDPDTGEASSGVWGSILYGWLFVELLYVAESGRRQGLGSRLLAAIESAAREQGCIGVWLTSYAFQASGFYKKHGYEEFGALESSASMDADSRLGLFRKLFRR from the coding sequence ATGGAACACGAGCTATTCGTCGACTGGTCACCTGATACTCGTGATCATGAAGCGCTGTTGCGCTCCTTGGTTCGCGATAACACCGCTCGTGGTGGGCAAAGTGGCTATCGAAATATCGCCATCATCGTAAGAGACCCTGATACTGGTGAGGCATCCAGCGGTGTTTGGGGATCTATCCTTTATGGGTGGTTGTTCGTTGAACTGCTGTATGTGGCCGAATCTGGCCGTCGTCAGGGCCTCGGTTCCCGCCTTCTTGCGGCGATCGAAAGCGCGGCGCGAGAGCAAGGATGCATAGGGGTCTGGCTGACTTCTTATGCGTTTCAGGCTTCTGGATTTTACAAGAAGCATGGATATGAGGAGTTTGGTGCGCTTGAGAGCTCCGCATCCATGGACGCAGATAGTCGGCTCGGCCTTTTCCGAAAGCTGTTCCGCCGCTGA